The sequence ACACACCATTGTAGACCTAAAGCCCTCCTTAGTTCCCCTTCTTGCAGAGGAAGAGTGGGTAAAGGAGCTTCAGGGTCTTTCTTTAAAAAATGTTTCTATAACCATATTAAGCAAAGCAGGCAAAAAAATTTATACCGATTTCGGCGAAATGCTTTTTACACATTTTGGAGTCTCGGGACCGATTATTTTAAGTGCAAGCCGGCACATTCTTGACTATGATTACAAAAATGTCAAACTGGTTATTGATTTAAAGCCTGCCCTTTCAGAGGAAAAACTTGATGAAAGAATACTGAGGGACTTTGAAAAGTATTCAAGAAAACAGTATAAAAACTCACTGGATGACCTTCTTCCCAAAAAAATGATTCCGGTGATAGTAAAGCTTTCAGGTATTGAACCGGAAAAGTTTGTAAACCAGATAAAAAAAGAAGAAAGAAGGGCTTTAGTGCGGCTTCTCAAAAATCTTACCCTCAACATAAACGGTTCAAGGCCTATTAAAGAAGCCATTGTTACGGCCGGAGGAGTTTCAACCGACGAAATCAACCCTTCAACAATGGAATCAAAACTTGTAAAAGGCCTGTACTTTGCCGGAGAAATTATTGACGTGGATGGTTATACGGGCGGCTTTAACCTTACCATTGCATTTTCCACAGGTTATCTTGCAGGTGTCAGCTGCTGATTTTGCGTAAAGCTGCAATCAAGGTGTGTTTTAAGTGTATTTTTTAATGGATTTGAGCATATTATTCTATAGTAAAATCCATTAAAAAAATACGGAGTGATTGGGATGAAAGTGATTGTTTTCAGAGCAAACACGAAAAAGAACAAAAAGACTCATGCAAAAGCCG comes from Acetivibrio thermocellus ATCC 27405 and encodes:
- a CDS encoding NAD(P)/FAD-dependent oxidoreductase, giving the protein MGKKVVVIGAGPGGIMAAGKAAERGHNVTLFEKNDRIGKKILISGKGRCNITNNTDIEGLIENIPGNGNFLYSAFYTFSNHDLIEFFEQYGLKTKVERGGRVFPVSDDAKDVNNALLKFLNKAKVNLRLNSPVQEIKAKNNTVTGVVLKDGTEVPCDAVVLATGGASYPGTGSTGDGYVMAKKLGHTIVDLKPSLVPLLAEEEWVKELQGLSLKNVSITILSKAGKKIYTDFGEMLFTHFGVSGPIILSASRHILDYDYKNVKLVIDLKPALSEEKLDERILRDFEKYSRKQYKNSLDDLLPKKMIPVIVKLSGIEPEKFVNQIKKEERRALVRLLKNLTLNINGSRPIKEAIVTAGGVSTDEINPSTMESKLVKGLYFAGEIIDVDGYTGGFNLTIAFSTGYLAGVSC